Proteins from a genomic interval of Crassostrea angulata isolate pt1a10 chromosome 7, ASM2561291v2, whole genome shotgun sequence:
- the LOC128156851 gene encoding uncharacterized protein LOC128156851 → MKHTNVALYIGLSLSCVKCTYLSNVDLSQITDAPTLAVMDGVISSSYSAASCNTATLGSSATQVSDATCQEPSDTVRSGCLNITGSLIFTELVGLPGVHVTSDVVHRDCANQTDWESGCHIETKKNMMSIPWNSSFTLLHTLVSAGEFTGQVCITDIHRGASITETPEPLMLTAVLVLHILSSWRLL, encoded by the exons ATGAAGCATACAAATGTAGCTCTCTACATAG GACTGAGTCTGTCCTGTGTAAAATGTACGTATCTCAGCAACGTGGATCTCTCTCAGATCACTGATGCTCCCACCTTGGCAGTGATGGATGGTGTCATATCGTCCTCGTACTCTGCTGCGTCGTGTAACACAGCCACCCTGGGAAGCAGCGCTACCCAGGTCTCGGACGCCACCTGCCAGGAGCCCTCGGACACCGTCCGTTCTGGTTGTTTGAATATAACCGGCTCTTTGATATTTACAGAGCTAGTTGGATTACCAG GTGTCCATGTAACAAGTGACGTGGTTCACAGAGATTGTGCTAATCAGACCGATTGGGAAAGTGGGTGTCATattgaaacaaagaaaaatatgatgaGCATACCATGGAATTCATCGTTTACTCTCCTGCACACATTGGTATCAGCTGGAGAATTCACCGGTCAGGTCTGCATAACCGATATCCATAGAGGAGCGTCAATCACAGAAACTCCGGAACCGCTCATGCTCACAGCCGTCCttgttttacacattttatcATCTTGGAGACTCTTGTAG
- the LOC128156605 gene encoding uncharacterized protein LOC128156605 gives MTLGNIFLKSLIFIQSVNAGLGLSCVKCTYLSNVDLTQITDATTLAVINGVISSSYSAASCDTATLGSSATQVSDATCLEPSDTVRTGCLNITGSLVFTELVGLPGVNVTGNVVHRDCANQTTFSSGCISKTQGNWSDLPWYQSFSLLHPLVSAGEFTGEVCLSDVQGGNKAPITETLGPLMIAFCICVAHYLIF, from the exons ATGACGTTGGGCAACATATTCctaaaaagtttgatttttattcagTCAGTGAATGCAG GACTGGGTCTGTCGTGTGTAAAATGCACGTATCTCAGCAACGTGGATCTCACCCAGATCACTGATGCTACCACCCTGGCAGTGATTAATGGCGTGATATCGTCGTCGTACTCTGCAGCGTCTTGTGACACAGCCACCCTGGGAAGCAGCGCTACCCAGGTGTCGGATGCCACCTGCCTGGAGCCCTCGGACACCGTCCGTACTGGTTGTTTGAATATAACCGGATCTTTGGTATTTACAGAGCTAGTTGGATTACCAG GTGTCAATGTAACAGGGAATGTTGTCCACAGAGATTGTGCAAATCAGACGACATTCAGCAGCGGATGTATCAGTAAAACACAGGGGAATTGGTCAGACTTGCCTTGGTATCAGTCGTTTTCTCTCTTGCATCCCTTGGTATCTGCTGGAGAATTCACCGGTGAGGTCTGCCTCTCAGACGTCCAGGGAGGAAACAAAGCGCCAATAACAGAAACTCTGGGACCACTGATGATTGCATTTTGTATTTGTGTTGCACATTATCTCATTTTTTAG
- the LOC128192698 gene encoding uncharacterized protein LOC128192698 — translation MADKAISIAIAVFIVLFIGSLLLVFSFSYVEYYEFGFRQQKSTGKIDRTIVYTIGRYLYGPDVTFKVFPLDAHHVTLADALIFTADKLEVAITVHFQYFIRKDELPLLHDKFDLDYRGPIESSALDAMKGSTTAYTTRNLVDNRKLLEQTIYKAIRERLGGMCCLPNCSSYAHACPPNCKAIKSCTNEDKGYFVDVKFFQLGQVTIPSSVQERYMKALTLKEESDRENLVQEAKVVRKTTNAMVQQIRNTAEEIRNNGTIEANLLTAVAQANYSTVLEIARSDGLKQIFHDLGFTQQEYKNSFNYLRTLRGMPSAHFTLDFQQRIVGNI, via the exons ATGGCGGACAAAGCAATTTCCATAGCCATCGCTGTTTTCATCGTTCTCTTCATCGGAAGTCTCCTattggttttcagtttcagttacgtagaatattatgag TTTGGCTTCAGACAACAAAAGTCCACGGGGAAGATTGACAGGACAATAGTGTATACGATCGGAAGATATTTATACGGACCGGATGTTACGTTCAAAGTGTTTCCGCTGGACGCCCATCATGTCACCCTGGCAGACGCACTTATATTTACAGCAGACAAACTAGAG GTGGCGATCACGGTCCACTTCCAATATTTCATACGTAAAGACGAGCTTCCCTTACTTCACGACAAGTTTGACTTGGATTACAGAGGTCCTATTGAATCTAGCGCTTTGGATGCTATGAAG GGTTCTACAACAGCGTACACAACCCGGAATCTGGTAGATAACCGGAAGTTACTGGAGCAGACCATCTATAAGGCCATCAGGGAGCGACTAGGGGGCATGTGTTGCCTGCCAAACTGTTCATCGTATGCACACG CATGCCCCCCCAACTGCAAAGCCATAAAATCTTGCACCAACGAAGATAAGGGATACTTTGTGGATGTGAAGTTTTTTCAGCTTGGACAGGTGACCATACCTAGCTCTGTACAGGAACGGTATATGAAAGCACTGACCCTGAAGGAGGAGTCTGACAGGGAAAATCTTGTACAGGAAGCCAAGGTGGTGCGCAAAACTACTAATGCCATG GTTCAGCAAATCAGGAATACGgcggaggaaattcgaaataATGGCACAATAGAGGCGAATTTGTTAACTGCTGTAGCTCAGGCTAATTACAGTACAGTATTAGAGATCGCCCGGTCTGACGGACTGAAGCAGATCTTTCATGACCTTGGCTTTACACAacaagaatacaaaaatagtttCAACTATCTACGGACATTACGAGGGATGCCCTCTGCTCATTTTACTCTTGATTTCCAGCAAAGAATCGTTGGAAATATCTAA
- the LOC128192699 gene encoding uncharacterized protein LOC128192699: MTDDNKCFFIVAVAIGIPVLLIVILVPVSFSGLEYYEYGFKRQKSTGTVDKTEVYTTGKHFVGPDVEFKTFNSDAHFVTLSDVAIFTADKLEVKMTAYLQYFLRKDELVLLHDAYDTDYKDIIKNSALDALKGATTGYNTRELVANRKIMEDNIYKAVSQRLGGTCCRSDCTAYKFACPTGCKTTCTSTDKGYYVDVKYFQLGSITIPNDVQSQYMKALTLQEEADREKLLQDAQVVRKNTTAMVQLIKNEALEIRENGTAIANLITVTSQANYTASLETARSDGLKQVFSTLGFTQQQYKNSFDYLKTLRGLDKAHLTVDFQQRIVGNL, translated from the exons ATGACGGACGATAATAAGTGCTTTTTCATCGTCGCGGTTGCTATTGGAATCCCGGTTCTATTAATTGTGATCTTGGTTCCTGTTAGTTTTTCTGGACTGGAATATTATGAG TACGGGTTCAAGCGACAGAAGTCCACAGGAACCGTGGATAAGACTGAGGTATACACCACCGGCAAACACTTCGTGGGACCCGATGTGGAATTCAAAACCTTTAACTCGGACGCACATTTTGTGACACTGAGCGATGTAGCGATTTTTACCGCTGACAAACTAGAG GTGAAAATGACCGCCTATCTCCAGTACTTCCTCCGGAAGGACGAACTGGTGCTCCTCCATGACGCCTACGACACGGATTACAAGGACATCATCAAAAACAGCGCGCTGGACGCTCTCAAG GGTGCCACTACGGGGTACAATACAAGAGAACTTGTTGCAAACCGTAAGATTATGGAGGATAACATTTATAAAGCGGTCAGTCAGAGACTCGGGGGCACCTGTTGTCGATCAGACTGTACCGCTTACAAGTTTG CATGTCCCACCGGCTGTAAGACAACCTGCACCTCCACGGACAAAGGCTATTACGTGGACGTGAAGTATTTCCAGCTTGGCTCCATCACCATCCCTAACGATGTCCAGAGTCAGTACATGAAGGCACTGACCCTGCAGGAAGAGGCTGACCGTGAGAAGCTGCTACAGGACGCGCAGGTCGTCAGGAAAAACACCACAGCAATG GTACAACTTATCAAAAACGAGGCCCTGGAAATTCGAGAAAACGGTACAGCCATTGCAAACCTGATTACGGTGACGTCACAGGCCAACTACACCGCCTCACTGGAAACAGCGCGGTCTGATGGACTGAAGCAAGTCTTCAGTACTCTAGGGTTTACTCAACAACAATATAAGAACAGCTTTGATTATTTGAAAACCCTTCGAGGATTGGACAAGGCTCATCTCACAGTGGACTTCCAGCAGAGAATTGTGGGAAATTTATag